The following coding sequences lie in one Chryseobacterium culicis genomic window:
- a CDS encoding spondin domain-containing protein, whose product MNKFIFRTSVLAAATLAAFTLSSCKDSNDDMMMDMAFQRTITFENVVTPKDFVESGSFQGTGTPPIILPGQSVSVTFSAGKTQALMFATMYGASKDWFFASQQPGIKLFDTNGNAITGDVSSSVRLWDNGTKDDATGQVESKPIMQVPNVNASQLMKLNLAYNDVTSEFTLTITNTSGGTANETPFSPGVWAVSNYNGSQLLNSAPFFTPNALSNPEITDIAQMGNISKMMTKLNANTGIMTGLSPALVVVYRGDKNPMYELGKTDSGMGLKDIAQFGNVAKLQNSLKSLSNVKGVYVAGNAPVAPGSKVTTNFNAEPGDKIAYVTMFGFSNDWFYANEQSIDANTKGDISSKTSLYDSGTGIDQYPGAGNHQALFGGTPQSENKIISKVGTQYPVPAVQNVIKVTIN is encoded by the coding sequence ATGAACAAATTTATTTTCAGAACATCTGTTTTAGCGGCAGCAACTCTAGCTGCATTTACCCTTTCTTCATGCAAGGATTCAAATGACGACATGATGATGGACATGGCTTTTCAAAGAACGATTACCTTTGAAAATGTAGTAACCCCTAAAGATTTTGTAGAAAGCGGAAGTTTTCAGGGAACAGGAACTCCTCCTATTATTTTGCCTGGACAATCTGTTTCCGTTACATTCAGTGCAGGAAAAACACAGGCCTTGATGTTTGCAACGATGTATGGAGCTTCAAAAGACTGGTTTTTTGCCTCCCAACAGCCAGGAATCAAACTGTTTGACACCAATGGAAATGCAATTACCGGAGATGTTTCTTCAAGCGTACGACTATGGGATAACGGAACGAAAGATGATGCTACAGGACAGGTTGAAAGTAAGCCCATCATGCAGGTTCCTAATGTAAATGCTTCCCAGCTTATGAAACTCAATCTGGCTTATAATGATGTAACTTCGGAATTTACCCTCACCATTACCAATACTTCTGGCGGAACTGCCAACGAAACTCCTTTTTCTCCCGGAGTATGGGCAGTATCCAACTACAATGGTTCTCAGCTGCTGAACAGTGCACCATTCTTTACACCTAATGCGTTATCAAATCCTGAAATTACCGATATTGCTCAAATGGGAAATATCAGTAAAATGATGACTAAACTGAATGCCAATACCGGAATTATGACAGGGCTTTCTCCTGCTTTGGTGGTTGTTTACCGTGGTGATAAAAATCCAATGTATGAATTGGGTAAAACAGATAGCGGAATGGGACTGAAAGATATTGCCCAGTTTGGAAATGTTGCCAAACTTCAAAACAGTTTGAAATCTTTATCCAATGTGAAAGGGGTATATGTTGCCGGAAATGCTCCTGTAGCACCGGGAAGTAAGGTAACCACAAACTTTAATGCTGAACCGGGTGATAAAATTGCTTATGTAACGATGTTTGGTTTCTCCAACGACTGGTTCTATGCTAATGAACAAAGCATTGATGCCAATACTAAGGGCGACATTAGTTCAAAAACCTCATTATATGATTCCGGAACAGGTATTGATCAATATCCCGGAGCTGGAAATCATCAGGCATTATTTGGCGGAACTCCACAAAGTGAAAATAAGATCATTTCCAAAGTCGGAACCCAGTATCCTGTTCCTGCTGTTCAGAATGTGATTAAAGTAACAATCAATTAA
- a CDS encoding non-ribosomal peptide synthetase: MSNTIPSLETLSIGSAVLLSSEDREKLLNGFNKTGWDYHHEETLESLFRKQALLHPDKTAAVYRDQEITYRELDQRSNQVASFLLGQGIKEGKYVPVWLDRSLEWLVAVLGIIKTGAAYVPIDPAYPAKRVEYILSDTAADIIITNQILGNLLSEKEKAKVFDLSNIGNLNDLSSEYPGIAIHQNSLAYTIYTSGSTGKPKGVMVSHQAIQHLVTWHNHHFHVDHHSKLTLVAGLAFDISVWETWSALTSGGSVFIADNEDRTDAHALVEYYRRNQITHGFVPSVLAPSVVNYSRNYSDLKLKYLFTGGEKLKPILTSELSYELVDYYGPTECTVFATFKKVKDTNGKYVSSIGRPIANAKAYILSDNMELLPVGAVGELCIGGSVLANGYLNNEELINTKFITNPFNEKEKLYRTGDLAKWKPDGDIEFLGRIDNQVKIRGFRIELGEIERSLIQQENNKEAVVITKETEGSTKYLIAFIVLKSDAIKDISLIRNALKEELPGYMIPAQIIFVDSIPLTANGKTDTQALKDLADKEAKELISFEPPTNETERIIAEVWSSALERPVINITDNFFDIGGNSLLVATVAVALQRKLDIKIYLRDIYQYPVLQQLSEVLIARSRETREAIPVEDVEPYVELQKDVYLTPGTVFAGGFDPKQVENPTAIFLTGVTGFVGIHLLQELLDTTHADIYCLVRAQDEFSAMEKIDRCFKQYHIPQKIEQKSRIIPVIGDLALPSLGLSEAIFTKLAKQTDVIYHSGSSVNFIEPYSYMKAPNVEGLREIIKLAGAERTKCLALLSTISVYSWGHVFTGKKVMLESDDIEQNLMSVSKDIGYVRSKWVMEAVADLAAKEGLPLITYRLGYAMCHSETGASASYQWWSGLVKNCIEFKSYPALTELREGLITVDYMTRAIAHITKNKEAIGKKFNLIARPETNLTLEDFFGLMKKYYPFPLKDLPYKEWRKQWEDDSKNRLYPLTSLFRDNMHEGLSTVELYQNTYVWDCSNVIQYLEGSGIQEPVFDKKILDSYLQYLGIPVE; this comes from the coding sequence ATGTCAAACACAATTCCCTCATTAGAAACCTTATCAATAGGTTCGGCTGTATTGCTGTCATCTGAAGACAGAGAAAAATTGTTAAACGGATTCAATAAAACCGGCTGGGATTATCATCACGAAGAAACATTGGAATCTCTTTTCCGAAAACAGGCATTGCTCCATCCCGATAAAACGGCAGCAGTTTATCGGGATCAGGAAATTACGTATAGAGAGTTGGATCAGAGAAGTAATCAGGTTGCCAGCTTTCTATTAGGGCAGGGTATCAAAGAAGGAAAATATGTTCCTGTCTGGCTCGATCGTTCTTTAGAATGGCTCGTTGCAGTTCTTGGGATTATTAAGACGGGAGCGGCATATGTTCCAATAGACCCTGCTTACCCCGCGAAGAGAGTAGAGTATATTCTTTCAGATACCGCTGCTGATATTATCATTACCAATCAAATTCTCGGAAACCTTTTATCAGAAAAAGAAAAGGCAAAAGTATTTGATCTGAGTAATATCGGGAATCTTAATGATTTATCTTCAGAATATCCTGGAATTGCTATTCATCAGAACAGTTTAGCATACACAATTTATACTTCAGGCTCCACCGGAAAACCCAAAGGGGTAATGGTGAGCCATCAGGCTATACAACATCTGGTAACATGGCATAACCATCATTTTCATGTGGATCACCATTCAAAACTGACTCTTGTTGCAGGATTGGCTTTTGATATCTCCGTATGGGAAACCTGGTCGGCACTTACTTCCGGAGGATCTGTTTTTATTGCAGATAACGAAGACAGAACAGACGCTCATGCATTGGTGGAGTATTACAGAAGAAATCAGATTACACACGGTTTTGTGCCCTCTGTTTTAGCGCCTTCTGTAGTTAATTACTCCAGGAATTATAGCGATTTGAAATTGAAATATCTCTTTACAGGAGGTGAAAAACTAAAACCCATACTTACTTCTGAATTAAGCTACGAACTGGTAGACTATTATGGTCCCACCGAATGTACTGTATTTGCTACATTCAAAAAAGTGAAAGACACCAACGGAAAATATGTTTCCTCTATAGGAAGACCTATCGCCAATGCAAAAGCTTATATTTTAAGTGACAATATGGAATTGCTTCCGGTGGGAGCTGTAGGAGAATTATGCATTGGAGGAAGCGTTTTAGCCAATGGATATCTTAATAATGAAGAACTGATAAATACTAAATTCATTACCAATCCCTTTAATGAAAAAGAAAAGCTTTATCGTACCGGAGACTTAGCCAAATGGAAACCGGACGGTGATATAGAATTCTTGGGAAGAATTGATAATCAGGTGAAAATTCGTGGATTCAGGATTGAACTTGGAGAAATAGAACGTTCATTAATCCAGCAGGAAAATAATAAAGAAGCAGTGGTCATTACTAAAGAGACGGAAGGAAGTACCAAATACCTCATTGCTTTTATTGTATTAAAATCTGATGCGATAAAGGATATTTCTTTAATCCGAAATGCATTGAAAGAAGAACTTCCGGGCTATATGATTCCTGCACAGATTATTTTTGTAGATTCAATCCCATTAACAGCAAATGGTAAAACAGATACTCAGGCATTAAAAGATCTGGCTGATAAAGAAGCCAAAGAATTAATTTCATTCGAACCTCCTACCAATGAAACTGAAAGAATTATTGCAGAGGTCTGGTCTTCTGCATTGGAACGCCCCGTTATTAATATTACAGATAATTTTTTTGATATTGGAGGAAACTCACTGTTGGTAGCGACTGTTGCTGTAGCGTTACAAAGAAAGCTTGACATAAAGATCTATTTACGGGATATTTATCAGTATCCGGTATTGCAGCAGTTATCAGAAGTTCTTATTGCCAGATCCCGGGAAACACGGGAAGCAATTCCTGTGGAAGATGTAGAACCTTATGTTGAATTACAGAAAGATGTTTATCTGACTCCAGGAACTGTTTTTGCAGGCGGATTTGATCCTAAGCAGGTGGAAAATCCAACGGCCATATTTTTAACGGGTGTTACAGGATTTGTGGGAATTCATCTGTTGCAGGAACTTCTGGATACTACCCATGCAGATATTTATTGCCTCGTAAGAGCTCAGGACGAATTTTCTGCAATGGAAAAGATTGACAGATGTTTTAAACAGTACCACATTCCTCAAAAAATAGAACAGAAATCGAGAATTATTCCTGTAATTGGCGATCTGGCTTTGCCGTCTTTAGGATTATCGGAAGCAATATTCACAAAACTGGCAAAGCAAACCGATGTGATTTATCACTCCGGAAGTTCTGTAAACTTCATTGAACCTTATTCCTATATGAAAGCTCCGAATGTTGAAGGATTAAGAGAAATCATAAAATTGGCAGGGGCTGAGAGAACAAAATGTCTTGCCTTGTTATCCACCATTTCTGTGTACAGCTGGGGGCATGTATTTACCGGAAAAAAAGTAATGCTTGAATCCGATGATATTGAACAAAACCTGATGTCTGTAAGCAAAGATATTGGCTATGTAAGAAGTAAATGGGTCATGGAAGCTGTTGCTGATTTAGCGGCAAAAGAAGGGCTGCCATTGATTACTTATCGTCTGGGATACGCAATGTGTCACAGTGAAACAGGAGCAAGTGCTTCTTATCAATGGTGGTCCGGATTGGTGAAAAACTGCATAGAATTCAAGTCTTATCCTGCATTGACTGAGCTTAGAGAAGGTCTTATTACTGTAGATTACATGACAAGAGCCATTGCTCATATCACAAAAAATAAAGAGGCGATAGGCAAAAAATTCAATCTGATTGCCCGTCCAGAAACTAATCTCACTCTGGAGGATTTCTTTGGACTGATGAAGAAATATTATCCTTTCCCACTCAAAGATCTTCCTTATAAAGAATGGCGAAAACAGTGGGAAGATGACAGTAAAAATCGTTTGTATCCATTAACAAGTCTTTTCAGAGATAATATGCATGAAGGCTTATCTACTGTAGAACTTTACCAGAACACTTATGTATGGGATTGCTCCAATGTTATTCAGTATCTGGAAGGGTCAGGCATTCAGGAACCGGTGTTTGATAAAAAAATACTGGATTCCTATTTACAGTATCTGGGAATTCCGGTTGAATAG
- a CDS encoding helix-turn-helix domain-containing protein: MKQEIFYLNVGQQVTYNDIPCTIIRNIDIQRVSVEEIESGIIHTVNIGDILPADSRQESNNRNLLDFTDKEWKKAQERFQIIRPVLENRGDLKTVEKAAKEAKVDKVTIYRWINRYEQTGSIGSILGKKKNGGRGKSRLSPEQDEIIQKCINEIYLTSFRKSINYLIRAISFECNKLGLQTPHSTTIRRRINEISEEEKVKQRYGKKVSDNKFRPIRGNFPHAHYPLSVVQIDHTPVDIILVDEVFRQPFNKPYLTVAIDVYSRMILGINISFDPPGAMGTGLCISNAILAKETYLQKLGVDGSWGCWGVMETIHVDNAKEFRGIMLKKACENYGINLEFRPVATPHYGGHIERFLGSFSKAVHDLPGTTFSNIKERSTYKSEKHASFTLAEFEKWMVTYIVNVYHKTVHSGIGMTPEEKYIEGIFGNNETKGMGLPPRFHDERKIRLDFMPYLERTIQATGVVIDHIHYYDEVLRKYINVPNKSKNLRKYSFRRNPKDISVIYFFDPDLNEYFEIPYRDTRYPPMSVWEYRAAVKKWKEDNTGIINEAHIFESYKKLEEIELKAIKATKKLSKNSRRMITKEFMGKEIFLEDITKVNNELELSGTSKSQTLETQKISFENDLNLKPFENLDDEAFDN, encoded by the coding sequence ATGAAACAAGAAATTTTTTATTTGAATGTAGGTCAGCAAGTAACTTATAATGATATTCCATGTACCATTATAAGAAACATTGATATTCAGCGTGTAAGTGTTGAGGAAATAGAAAGCGGTATAATACATACGGTCAATATTGGTGATATCTTACCCGCTGATTCGAGGCAGGAATCTAACAATAGAAATCTGCTTGACTTCACAGATAAAGAATGGAAAAAAGCGCAAGAAAGATTTCAAATTATTCGCCCAGTTCTTGAAAATCGGGGTGATTTAAAAACTGTTGAAAAAGCGGCAAAAGAAGCTAAGGTTGATAAAGTAACAATTTATAGATGGATCAATCGCTATGAGCAAACAGGAAGTATTGGATCTATACTTGGTAAAAAGAAAAATGGAGGTCGTGGTAAATCAAGACTATCCCCCGAACAGGATGAAATAATACAAAAATGTATCAATGAAATATACTTAACATCCTTTAGGAAATCTATCAATTATCTTATTAGAGCCATTTCATTTGAATGCAATAAACTGGGATTACAGACACCACACTCTACGACAATACGAAGACGAATCAATGAAATTTCAGAAGAGGAAAAGGTAAAGCAACGTTATGGCAAGAAGGTTTCTGATAATAAATTCAGACCAATTCGTGGAAATTTTCCACATGCCCACTATCCATTATCAGTTGTACAGATTGACCATACCCCTGTAGACATTATACTTGTTGACGAAGTATTTCGTCAGCCTTTTAACAAACCTTATTTAACTGTTGCTATAGATGTTTACAGTCGAATGATATTGGGAATCAACATTTCATTTGATCCACCTGGAGCAATGGGAACCGGTCTTTGTATTTCTAATGCCATTTTGGCCAAAGAAACATATCTTCAGAAATTAGGGGTTGATGGATCGTGGGGATGCTGGGGCGTAATGGAAACTATTCATGTTGATAATGCAAAAGAGTTTAGAGGAATTATGCTAAAAAAAGCATGTGAAAATTATGGAATTAATCTTGAATTCCGCCCTGTTGCAACTCCCCATTATGGAGGACATATCGAAAGATTCCTAGGTTCATTTTCAAAAGCCGTACATGATCTTCCAGGCACAACATTTTCAAACATTAAGGAACGTTCAACTTATAAATCTGAAAAACACGCCTCATTCACATTGGCTGAGTTTGAGAAATGGATGGTAACTTATATAGTCAATGTGTATCATAAAACTGTACATTCTGGCATTGGAATGACTCCTGAAGAAAAATATATTGAAGGAATATTTGGTAATAATGAAACGAAAGGTATGGGTCTCCCCCCACGTTTTCATGATGAAAGAAAGATTAGACTTGACTTTATGCCTTATTTAGAAAGAACAATACAAGCTACAGGGGTTGTGATCGATCATATACATTATTATGATGAAGTTTTAAGAAAATACATTAACGTTCCTAATAAAAGTAAGAACTTAAGGAAATATTCATTTAGAAGAAATCCAAAGGACATCAGTGTCATTTATTTCTTTGATCCTGATCTTAATGAATATTTTGAGATACCATATAGAGATACCCGTTACCCTCCTATGTCAGTGTGGGAATATAGAGCTGCAGTAAAAAAATGGAAAGAGGATAACACCGGAATTATTAATGAGGCACATATATTTGAAAGCTATAAAAAGCTGGAAGAAATTGAATTAAAAGCAATTAAGGCAACAAAAAAACTCTCCAAAAATTCCAGAAGGATGATAACAAAAGAATTTATGGGCAAAGAAATCTTCCTGGAAGATATTACAAAAGTTAATAATGAATTGGAATTATCCGGAACCAGTAAAAGCCAAACTTTGGAAACCCAGAAAATCAGTTTTGAAAATGACTTAAACCTAAAACCATTTGAAAATTTAGATGATGAAGCATTTGACAACTAA
- a CDS encoding YdeI/OmpD-associated family protein, whose product MIPKKIEFTAIIQQNGEMNAAFVEFPFSTEELFNKKGQVKIKALFDNRIEYRGSLAKMKSDCHILGLTQEVRKQLDKTFGDEVSVSLIEDKEERMVEIADDIASVFNENPDAKGLFDKMSYTHKKEYIRWIEEAKKPETRENRKIKMIQMILDGKKGI is encoded by the coding sequence ATGATCCCTAAAAAAATTGAATTTACAGCCATTATTCAGCAAAACGGAGAAATGAATGCTGCATTTGTAGAATTTCCATTTTCTACGGAGGAATTGTTTAATAAAAAAGGACAGGTAAAAATTAAAGCCTTATTTGATAATAGAATCGAATACCGCGGAAGCCTGGCTAAAATGAAATCGGATTGTCATATTTTAGGACTTACCCAAGAAGTCAGAAAACAGCTTGATAAAACTTTCGGTGATGAGGTTTCTGTTTCTCTTATTGAGGACAAAGAAGAAAGAATGGTTGAAATTGCCGATGACATTGCCTCTGTTTTTAATGAAAATCCGGATGCAAAAGGACTGTTTGACAAAATGAGCTACACTCACAAAAAGGAATACATCCGCTGGATTGAAGAAGCCAAGAAACCGGAAACAAGAGAAAACAGAAAAATAAAAATGATTCAGATGATTCTGGATGGAAAAAAGGGAATATAA
- a CDS encoding TniQ family protein, with translation MPYIHTLNKNIWAHYIPPYQDELFTSWFLRLSQEHSVKSHSFGKYYFKDQQFWNRDVDNMPTDYLKKVIFDNSPLEYTAINNLFLSNYQSMLFENHNPNGFTSGILPLGIAHRKRKNNGLLYCPICLKKKLIIKNNGGY, from the coding sequence ATGCCATACATCCATACATTAAATAAAAATATATGGGCACATTATATCCCACCGTATCAGGATGAACTTTTCACAAGTTGGTTTCTTAGACTTTCACAAGAGCATTCAGTAAAAAGCCATTCTTTTGGAAAATATTATTTTAAAGATCAACAATTCTGGAACCGAGATGTAGATAATATGCCTACAGATTACTTAAAAAAAGTAATATTTGATAATTCACCTTTGGAGTATACTGCCATTAACAATCTATTTTTAAGTAATTATCAAAGTATGTTATTTGAAAATCACAATCCAAACGGTTTTACCTCTGGAATACTTCCATTAGGCATTGCCCATAGAAAGCGTAAGAATAATGGACTTTTATATTGTCCAATATGCTTAAAAAAAAAGCTTATTATAAAAAACAATGGAGGTTATTAA
- a CDS encoding TniB family NTP-binding protein has translation MKHLTTKTKELVLNGSLEEKLFHLRKQKWIPYPNADKILAKLEDLKNYPTVDRMPNLLIVGETNNGKTALINRFYKKNNPYIREGEYDVVIAPVLVVQAPAEPDEKSFYNKILQILNAPIIKSESPDIKQRRIISLFKKLEVKLIIIDEIHHVLAGSPLKQRIFLNVLKYLSNELKIPIICVGIRDAFNVIQSDAQLANRFETVIMERWKMDKAYLQFLVNYEALLPLENPSYLAENSMASKILAMSDGLIGEINTILIKSAELALKSGLHKIDHKILDNIEYVSPEDRKKILRRANL, from the coding sequence ATGAAGCATTTGACAACTAAAACTAAGGAACTTGTTTTAAATGGAAGTCTTGAAGAAAAATTATTTCATTTAAGAAAACAGAAATGGATTCCCTATCCTAATGCAGATAAAATATTAGCAAAACTGGAAGACCTTAAAAACTACCCAACCGTAGACAGAATGCCTAATTTATTGATCGTTGGAGAAACAAATAATGGAAAAACAGCATTGATTAATAGGTTTTATAAGAAAAACAACCCATATATCCGGGAAGGAGAATACGATGTTGTCATTGCCCCAGTACTTGTTGTACAAGCACCTGCAGAACCTGATGAAAAGAGCTTTTATAATAAGATTCTGCAAATTCTCAATGCACCAATAATAAAAAGCGAAAGTCCGGATATAAAACAAAGAAGAATTATTTCCTTGTTTAAGAAACTGGAGGTAAAACTTATTATTATTGACGAAATACATCATGTCCTTGCAGGAAGCCCTCTTAAACAACGAATATTTTTGAATGTTCTAAAGTATTTAAGCAATGAATTAAAAATTCCAATTATCTGCGTGGGCATTCGTGATGCATTTAATGTCATTCAGTCGGACGCCCAACTCGCCAATAGGTTTGAAACAGTTATAATGGAAAGATGGAAAATGGATAAGGCATATTTACAGTTCTTGGTAAATTATGAGGCGCTTCTCCCTCTTGAAAACCCTTCATATCTTGCTGAGAATTCAATGGCATCAAAAATTTTAGCAATGTCAGATGGTTTGATCGGAGAAATAAACACTATCTTAATAAAATCCGCTGAACTTGCTCTTAAAAGTGGATTACATAAGATTGATCACAAGATATTGGATAATATCGAATACGTTTCACCTGAAGACAGAAAGAAAATTCTAAGAAGAGCTAATTTGTAA
- a CDS encoding TnsA endonuclease N-terminal domain-containing protein — protein MVQIIQNKVRKIGLKHSSLSGSFFSAKTNKEVQFESSLERDFIFLLEMDWIIESYHEQPITIYYSDSEGKQRSYTPDFLFYWHYRFASKGSKPLLVEIKYKEDLEKNSVIYQPKFKAAKEFCENNGYEFKVLTEEDIRTEYLENCKFLYRYKKNTFDHKHPDIQLILKTMCDLQSTTPRELIQVCARDKYKQMELIYYMWYMVSINIIRCIWEEPLTMDSAIWLDELYENSYPK, from the coding sequence ATGGTACAGATCATACAAAATAAGGTGAGAAAAATTGGCTTAAAACATAGCTCACTATCTGGAAGCTTTTTCAGCGCTAAAACCAATAAAGAAGTCCAGTTTGAATCCTCTCTGGAAAGAGATTTTATATTCCTACTTGAGATGGACTGGATTATTGAGTCTTATCACGAGCAGCCAATTACTATTTATTACTCAGATTCTGAAGGAAAACAACGTTCTTACACTCCTGACTTTTTATTTTATTGGCACTACCGGTTTGCCTCAAAAGGATCAAAACCTTTACTTGTCGAAATAAAATACAAAGAAGATCTAGAAAAGAACTCTGTGATTTATCAACCCAAATTCAAAGCCGCTAAGGAATTTTGTGAAAATAATGGTTATGAATTTAAAGTTCTTACTGAAGAGGATATCAGAACTGAATATCTTGAAAACTGTAAATTCTTATATCGATATAAGAAAAATACTTTTGATCATAAACATCCGGACATACAGCTCATTTTGAAAACCATGTGTGATTTACAATCCACAACACCAAGAGAGCTTATTCAGGTATGCGCAAGAGATAAATATAAACAGATGGAGCTTATATACTATATGTGGTACATGGTTTCAATAAATATCATCAGGTGTATTTGGGAAGAACCACTAACGATGGACTCTGCAATATGGCTTGATGAATTATATGAAAATTCTTATCCAAAATGA